The following nucleotide sequence is from Synchiropus splendidus isolate RoL2022-P1 chromosome 1, RoL_Sspl_1.0, whole genome shotgun sequence.
gcgtccacccgtacttatgattattattatttttttattcagtgtctggcaccgcagcacgtagcagcccggcaatgtgtatggcagcacagtatcccagcatctcactctcacacataaaaaagcaacatcatgtatcctatacagtagtacctataaccatTGCGTCTGCCATTTTGAACGgcatttgacttacgtccaatctcacttccgaccaggatcggttccgaccaagaGGATTCTTTAATGAGTGAAGAATCCTCTACCGGAGAGCCAATGGCAGAGATCGTCTCCTGCTGCCAAAAGAACACCATCAAACAGTGTAACAGTGCGGAACAAAGCAATGGGACGTCAGGGAGCAGAAAGAACACCGTGGTTAATAAGGGACTGGTTCTACTGGCcaataatcagaatcagaatcagaatcagaatcaaatcagAGTGATGTGGAGCACTTTGTGATGCGTGCTTGTGAATGTTTAAAAAGGCAACACCAGAGCACCGCTGACCACCATTACCTCGACCTACCCATTTGAGTTAGACTTCCTTCTTGAGACCACCGAACACCAACTCTGGTGCTCAACTGGAAtatctgaaatatttctttaaGGTAGACGCAAATGTTTAGACTCCCACCACTCGTCTGTTCCAGTGCACAGACTCCCACAGGTATTATTAGCTATTTTATAATAACAGGATGAGTTGTATTGATCCAAACAAAAGACAATTTAGATGTGTTCCAATAGCAGAATTTCTATTAtgttaccttttttttaaatatctgaaTTTGAGTCGCCATCTGCTGTGGAAACAAGCAACACTTTCTCACACGCTCTCAAATAGTGACAATTTTCATGTGGATTCTTTTTTTGGTTCTCATGGTTCTCCATCTTGAATTCTAAACTGCCTTCCATCCATACCATGCATCTTACCTCCATTTCCTCCAGGTCTGGATGAGCAGCTATTAGCGGTTGAGCAGCTCATTCTCATGGTTTCAGCCATGTTTTCTTGTATTGGAAACCAAATATATTGACATATTCCTCATTTTAGTAAGTAATATCCACCGGCTTGAGGCAAAAATACATTGCTTTGCAAGATTATTTCGCAGATTATGACCAAGACCAAATGCAGCAAGGGAACAACAGTCCACACTGGTAAAATTGCTGAATGAGTTTATCTGGTCTGGATACATCAAGAATGACTTCTGGTCAGCATACTTTACGTGAgccaggcttttagccagggcggcgtctgcaaaacatgaaaaaatggacgcccgattctttTGCCtgatgttttgcagacgcccacaCACACCCCTAGCTAAAAACCTGATGTGATGGCGAAGGGATAAATGGGGTGGCAGGTGGGTGTTAGATAGAAAACTGCAGGAGTTGCTTAAATATATGTGGACGTTTTGGAGCAACATTTGCTGCCATCTGGACAATGTCTTTTGCAGGGAAAGCTTGCTCATTCAAAGACACTCAATGCTAAACAACATGTGATTGATGTGAATGATTATCTTCCTTCACTGTGATACTAAACTCCATGCTGCAAATCACTGACCTGATGAGCAGCACTCTGAACTCTTGCGTGATAAATTAACTTTTTAAAGGGTAATATAAGGCCTTGCTTGACTAAACACCTGATGTAGAACGATGGCTGTGACTCGCTcagtgctgctgctcacagttgtgagctgctgctctgcgCTGGCAGAACCCCAGATGCAGAACATCTCAAGCAAATGCATGAGAGACACAAACTCATTTCTCTGGGACCTGAACCAGGACAATCCAAAGGAATACGCTGTCGTCAGTAAGTACACAATAAAAACTTGTCAGAAGCCATGTGACTGGATTCATCCTTAAGTACAGTTTGGGACTGATAGGTAGGTTGATGTGATGCATTCATGTGAGGATGTTATTAATACTTCACTTGAAAACAAAGATTCAACTGTGATAGTATGAAATTAATATCTCAGTCAATAGTGAATTGGTGTGTTTTAAGGTATAATTATTATTGGATGTTGGAAAGATACTATAGGTGTTGTCAGAATTGGAAAATGGGAACATGTGAACTGGATGAGTTAAATAGTGGATTTGGGACTTTTTGTACTTTCCAAAAAAATCTAAAGAAAAACAGCTTGTAGCATGTCCTTCAGTGATATATTTGTCATCTTTACAGTGTATGATTCTTACGGGAAGATGGGAAGCAACTTGGTCGGAGGCAACATGAACCAACCTGGCTTGATGTCGGAGTGTCGCTCTGCTCACACTCCTTCCTTCTCTGGACAATACTGCAAGGTCTCTCTCACTCAGGTAACTAAAtcaaacacacagaaatgaCCATGGGCTGTAGTTTGCAATAATCATCACCATTTGTAGATGGTGGCTGTTCATTTTTTTGAGGCTGTAGTTGTGCAGtcactgtttattcatttgagtGTCATGATCGCTAGGTGAATCTGACCCAATTGCAATGTTGATGATGGTATACAGAAGACTGGAACCACCAGAGGAAATGTTAACAGTAACTTTAATACAAATAAGACAAATAAAGCAGTAACAATAAGGAACAACAGAAAACGTGAATAGCAGAAGCAGAGTGAGGAGGACAGACATGTAGGGAagggtgaaaacctgaaaacagaaaaagcagGTGAATTAAGCTCAAACCTGAACAAACGGGACAACTGAAACGCACTCGGAAACTAAACTCAGGCTAAATACCTCTAAGTGCTGAGTCGTGGTACTACACACACGACGATCACAATAACGCATAGAAACATAAAAGGTGAGTTCAATAAATAGCACTCACGCGCAATCAATAAAACGAAAAGGAAGTAAGcgagatgaacaaataaacaccaTACGCGGGAACAGGTCTATAATTCGAAGTCAGATTGGAGGGTCAAGAGGGAGCGATTTACCATCGgaacacaaagtgaccatctggcagcacagactggaatccaggtgtagaaatccttGCAGACTGATCACCCGAATGagatccagctgtgctgccatgaAGCTAGGAACAATTggatgaaaacaggaagcaaGACACCGGAAAACAgggaataacaaaataaaagcacattaaaaaaaacaagatatgaCAGTACCCCCACTTTAAGGAGGACCTCTATGCATTCTTCAGGTTTATCAGGAAATTTAGAGTGAATCTCAGAGATCAATTTGGGGTCGAGAACCAGAGAGCCAGAGACCCACGAACATTATTTGGGACCATATGCCTCCCAGTCTACAAGGTACTTTACACCCCGACCATGTTGTCTACTATCAATGATACTGTGAACGGTATAGGCAGGGTGACTGTCAATGACGAGGGGAGGCTTCAGAGGCTGGGCTGAGAGGAGACGTGGAGACCAGCCAGAGCAGAGAGACGTGGAAGGTAAGATGGATGCGTGAGGAGTCGGGGAGTTTCAGTCGGACCGTATTGTCATTGATGCGTCTGTCCACCTTGAAAGGACTGATGAGTCTGGCAGAGAGATTTCTGGACTCACCAGGGAACTGTTGGTCCCGCTTTGAGAGCCACACCTTGTCGAAAGGCTGATATTGAGGAACAGGAATCCTGCTCCAATCCGCCAGTCTCATGGTCCGTATTGGACCAGATGTCTCGACAGCGTTGAATATGTTGAGTAACTAAGTGAACGGCAGTCTCTGCTTCCTGGGAGGGAAACGGGAGCCTGGTAGTCATAAGCAATCATGAATGGAGACATACCCATGGATGAAGAGACGAGGGTGTTGTGGGCACATTCGACCGATGGAAGGTGAGTAGACCAGGAAGTAGGACTTGGGCCTGTTGCATGTGATGCAGGCCTTGCAGAAGGTCTTGACGTCCTTAGTCATACCTGGCCACCAAAAACGTTCAACAAAACAATTAACAAGACTGACAGTGCGAAATGTATCTGGATGGCAGGTGAGCTTGGAGGAGTGTCCCCAGCAGTTCAAGATATCGAATGTCGTATTTCCTTTCAGCAGGGGATAGTCTCCTGGAAAAGAAGGCGCAGGGGTGTACCTTTTGGTCCGTGGGATCCTGTTGTGAGAAGCATCGACTTACACAATGAAGTGATGGTTGGGGTCAGGGTGTCATAGGATCGGAGCCGACGAGAAGAGAGACCGAATTCTTTTGAAGGCCTGTTTGGCCTCAGGGCTCCAAGCAAAGGTTCTTTTTGTGGAAGTAAGGGAGGTCAATGGTGCAGCTACTCTTCCTCCGGAGTCAGTCTcgttctccccacctgcatggccTAAGACAGTTCAGTGGATGTTTGAGGCCCGGATTGGGGAACAATAGCAGTTGGGGAAAACGGGACTGGCAACACCATGTGATGGGTGGACTGTCTCTCCTGGACATGCCCTCTGATGCGGTTATCCATATTTATCGCGAGAAGAATGAGTTCCTCCAGAGAGTTAGGCTCATCTCGGAGAGAAAGTTGGTCCTGAATGTTGGAAGCTAAGCCATTAGGCTCATTCCAACCAGCTTTGGTGGCTAGTATGCGAAAAACCTATGGAGAGCTCAGAGACCGAGACGCTGGGACTGCTAAAAGGAGCTTCAAATACACGTCACATTTCAGCCGAAAAAGTAAGAAAACTATGTAAAATGATGCCCATTGACTGGCCTTATCGCTTAGGAGGTCTATGCAGTACGCAATCTTGGACCGGTCCGTTTGAAAAAGGGATGGCTGTCAGTGGAAAACCTTACAATATCGTATAAAAAAATTCTTACAAAACCCGGTCTACCAGCATAAACCGCCGGTAGCGTGTTGTGCTGGGACAGTTGCAGAAGCCACAGACGAAGCAGACACATTAGTGTCAGCTCTGGCGGGTGAGGTCGGGAAATGCTCGAGCATGGCCGAAATATTCTGTGGCTGTTCCAGGACACTCTGGGTCGCACTCTCGAGACTCGCTATCCTTGTGCCCTGGACGGCTACAGCCTTCTGTAAACCGGCAACGATTGCTGGGTCCGATAAATGGCCAGATGATTCTGTCATGATCGTTAGGTGAGTCTGACCCAATTGCAATGTCGATGATGAGATTTACCATCagaacacgaagtgaccatctggcagcacagactggatgccaggtgtagaaatccttGCAGGTTGATCAGTGACAATGACTTCCAGCTGCACTGTCATTAAGCTAGAAAGgaatgaaaacaggaagaaagacactggaacacaggaaacaacaaaataaaagcacataaaaaaaaccaaatatgACACGGAGCTTGGTTCACTTGTTGCtagaattttgttttgtgtgttttgtgttatgCACATTTTCATGAACAAAGTTAACCTGTTGTTTTTAAGCCACATTTGCATGTCCATGACAGAGTCCTAGTAAACTGATCCCAGTCAGGTTTTCTCCAGCTTTCGCTTCACTAAACATTTGAATATAAGGAGCAAGTCTCTAAAGAGGCTGTTTTACAACAGGAGCTAGGACAGTCTTGCACATTGTACAGGAACTTGCTGTAAGTAGCGAGAGAGTAGGTTGTGGATTCGTTCCAACTGAACACCATGGCTTGGTCAACTCACAGAAGCTGCTTTAGGATTTACAAAATTTCTGGAAAATCCACCTCAAATAATGTATTTGAGtacatgttattattataacacaAATACTATTCCATTGTACTGCACCTGAGTCTGGTGGCCCATCAACATCAGAACAAGGTGAAGCATCTATGAAGCATTTGAATGACAGGTCCACACCACATGCTGTGGAAAGTGGGGTACCTGATGCTGCCCAGTCAGTTCCCACACGTGACTGTAGCAGCTTTAGTGAGTGAACTAGGACAAGAGCTGTTTATAGATGATCAAACTGGAACAGCACCTTCTggatcagcagctccagcaggattCAGGACCCTCTCTCTGCTTACCCAGAGCAAACCTAGCTCTGACTCCACACTCTTGGTGAAGGCCTGGAGACCAAGGGTGTATTTATCCAAAAGGTTGGGACCTCACATTAAAGAGTGGCTTGGAGCCATTCAACCTGCCTGACTGTGCTTTTGTTATTGCAGGTTATTCTACATAATTTTGCAATTGTAGTGCAACAGGTAGTGACTACTGTTACTGTTaaatgatttttacagggaAAGGTTTTCTATTTTGTGGGTATTTGTGTTCCTGACTCTTGCGAAGATACAGATGcacacatgctggtgcttgaagGTAAGATGGCCATTGTGAACGGCACGTGTGTGATATGAATGAACTCACAAATTCTGGTTTTAAGATATAAATAGAAATTCTCATTGAAAGtcgtgaaaaaaatgtgaaattctGAAATATAGAAAGAAGCTAACTTCAACACTGACTGCTGACGACAGAGCAACTAATTTAATGTAAATTACTTCCAGGGGTaattttgtatgtttttatgttaCGGAATACTGCTGTGTTACAGCTATTACTAAAAGAATGAAGTGTGACATACTTTGGTCACGAAAACAGAAAGATGGATTGATGCCACAAACAATGAGATAAAAATGTATAGATCATtatagatttaaaaatgatggttgAAGTGCAGGAGGCCAAAGTCCAAAAACTTTTTTGACTacatcaatattttcacagCATACGACGCAGCCGCCATCAatgttttaattctgtttttgcATTTAAGGAAGACTGAAGTTCAGAGAGATCTCCCTCATTCCGCCTTTACCATCTGTACTCATCAATGATTCTACGCAGCATGTGGTGGGGACACATTGTTTGTCCAAAACTGTTCAGCCTGATGCATCAGGAATCGCTTGTCTGTAAGTGAACAAATGTGAAAACTGAGTCATATTGCTAAAACTAGAGCTCAGCGATGGTGACAGGAATCACATGATATTGTCCATATTAAAGTCTGGAGActtgaaagagagagaaaagcccTGGATTCAattatgtgttgtttttttttttttttcttttccacccaCAGGgtcctttgttgtgttttggtaaCACTTCCTCTTGCTGCTACCCTCATCACAGCTGTGAAGAATGAACAACTGAGGAGGAAAGTCCCTGCTGCTTTGGAACCTCTCCCTTTGGTTGAGGGACAACCAGTTGGAGATTTAAAGATTAACAATACCTCAAATTGTGGAAAAGATCATTGCAGTTTAAAAGAAGCCAGTAAGTTGCGGGTAAAAAAGGAAAATTCACATTACCAGCTACAATGAACAGTTCTATTAAACTTGGAGGTTTAACAGGCTGAAATGAGAtacatgaaaaacatgacaaaggtTAATCCTGAAACACAATTTCTTGCACCTCTTTCCAAATGCTGGACACTTGTCTTTTCTCTTTGcttatacacaacaacaaaagcatcAACTACAGTGTTGCTGCTGTGCCAATGGCAGTACTGCCAGTGGTTTGTTGATCATCTGGTTTCCCTCTCACAGACGTCTGTGTGAGGAATGTGTGAGGAATTAATGACGTCTGTGGCGTCATTAATTCCTCACACAATCTGACTCCAGGTCGATGACTTTCCCAGTCCTCAATAGTGCAGTGCCACTTCTGGACctgtcccaagataagataacaAGCTAAGGTGCAGGTCACAGTCTTTATCTTGGTCATGTCATATAGTAAAAGTCACCCCTTTATATCGGGCAGAAGTGTCGCccacaacaaaaatatacaaatacaaCACCAAAGACAATAAATCATGGACAACAGTTAGTCCTTAGACCCTTTATAATAAAGAGCACACTCAACAGAACAAAATGGCAAATGAACATGCAGATGACTGACCTATTTGAACAGACCTAAAGAGTCAATGTTCCAGCCAGTCATCACAACATACCGTCACCCTGGGCTGGCCCAGCCACAAGTGACTCAGACCTGGGTGTGTCTCTCACTGGTGGCTCCAAGAAGAGCCGAGAAGATGCCCTCCCCTTTCAGCCACAGCCAAGAGCTGCTTCTCACAGTGATCACAGCGATGGCTACTTCCTTCATTAAAGCAGAACAAGCTGAGACACATCTACTGCTCACCTCATCTGACCACTCTCCAGCCCAGTTCCTCCGCATAGCTTTCTCCTTCCATcgcatgtttttttcttattgctACAATAACAAAGAGAAAACTCTACTGAATGATGGCAGTTGGTTGCTGACTGGTGGTTTTGACTTCGATCAGCATGGTGTTTTGGCTTATTCTCTTGTCCTTTAGTGCTGCTGCTATGCTTGTCACGACTTGGCTGTGGTTCCAGGTGTCCCGGTCTTGGTTAAGACTTGTCATTAGGTGGTGTGTTGGGATTGAGGGCTTAGCCCACAGATCACCACCCAGCCAGAGATGTTCGTTGGTTGGAGATGGCAAGACGTGTGTGATTCCAATTGGAAAGCTCAATATATTGGACTCCACAGAACTCGGAAAACACAGCACATGACCGAATCACTGTAATCTGTTTGAGTTTACTTTTTACCCCATACATCTCATCAGTATTTGACCTCTGAagctatgtttgtgttttttttgttttttttttcccagaccaAACCAATGCAAGTCAGCAGGATACTCTCAGTCATTGCTTGCAGCAGTTTCTTCAGGCCTTCTCCCTGCAGTCAACAACACAGGGAATCTTTAGCACTCCGGCCTCTGTCAAGGCCTCCTATCCTTCCTTGAACGGCATTCGAGCACTTAGCCTTTTATGGATCATTTCAGGACATGCTTTACGGTTCATTGAAACAAGCCTTGTGGGTATGACTGCTGTCCAAAAATGATCAATAGCCATCTGACTGTTCTTGATCTAAAAACATGTCTCCAACCACAGATAACAGAAGCACCTTGCAAGCATCTGAGAAAACAAGTCCCCTGCATGTGTTTACTGACAGCGGGGGTGTATACCTGGCCGTGGACTCATTTTTGCTACTCGGGTGAGACACCTCATTATAATAtggtcttgttttattttaataatatttgatCTTGTTTCTGACATCATGGTACATTGCAAAGCTGCTCAATGAAGTTTTGATCTGGTCTTTGTGTCTTAGAGGTTTGCTCAGCGCCAAAAGTCTCCTAAACTCAATCCAGAGGAATGATGACACCATGAGCCCCAGTCTTGTGGCAGATTACTACTTCAAGAGGATCAGAAGGTCAGACTCAACCCTTTTAGCACCATCAGGCACACAGCCTGgctgcatttaaacaaaccaCGCTACATATATGAAGCCTGATATAGTTACTACCTGTGTCTTCACATTTGTGGGCGTGTTTctatcagtgaagcctcataaaaGCAAAACGGTGTGCGCAACTGTCTAGATACAGCCAACATGTCTGTGGCGTGGACATATTTGTGAGGGAGTCTGAACTCTAGTCTGTAGTTTGTAGTCTGTAGTCTTATGACTGTAGCAACAGTGGGTCTTGGCTGCTGCTGGCTTGACAGTTGCGTCCCTAGAGTGTGTCTTAAAAGACAAGATTGTTTCACTTCTAGCTGCCTTCGAGCCACTAACTACAAAGACTCGCTCCTCTGATGTTTCAGCTGAAGGCACTGCTCCTCTAATTTCAGCGAACCACGGAGTGAAACAATGACAAGTGCGCGAGTCTGTCAACACGCGTCACACTCGTCATCACCACTGTACTCAATCGACATGACAAAGATCAGATTTGGATGTAGAAATAAAGCAGTGTTGGAGCAGAGAGTGACTCGTCACTCTGCAACCTATGGTGAACTGTAGACTTCAGGTACTGTATGTACTAGGATAATCTTTTTTTTGATAAACAGTTGTGTTTTTGACCAAGACAGAAAATATTGTGATCTGTTTCAGCACTTGTACTTGCTGTGAATGCACCTCGCTGTAGTAATCTGAAAAGTAAAGGTTAAAATGCTTGTGACGTTGCACTGTTTCTATGAGGGAATGTTTAACTTTACAATCTGACAAAAAGTGATGCTGCTTCAGCTCACGGTGAGTGAATGATGGAGCCCATGCGTCACTgtccccatcatcatcatcgtcctcatcatcactgttgcttgtgagatgaggaagagtatcacCAGTGGGTCAGACAAACATCTGTAGTTATGTGATTCAATATGGCCGTTGCCTGGTCACACCATAACATATCACTTACAGGTCGATGAGTGAATTTGCGCCCATCCCAAACTCggggtcacactgaagattgACCAAACAACCAAGATCAGTTCAAGACGGTGAATGGTAGTTAAACCACAAGTAACCACAGTTGTGTTCTCTTCATTCTAGGATACAGCCCCTGCACATGTTTGTTCTTCTACTCTATGTAGGCTTCACCTCTGTGTTCAGTGGAGGACCTTATGGGGATGTATTACAACACCAATGTGGCAAATACTGGTGGACAAACCTGCTGTTGATTAACAATCTATTTACAATCCGATTATCAGTAAGTTGATTGAACTAGACCAGTGTGCCAAAGATGTCGTGAATTTTAGTAAAAACAAAGTTGATAACATctgttttttccctttttccACTCACTTTCTACTCTTCACAGTGCCTACCTTGGACATGGTACCTCTCACTGGACATGCAGTGCTATGTTACAACGCCTCTGCT
It contains:
- the LOC128764253 gene encoding O-acyltransferase like protein-like gives rise to the protein MAVTRSVLLLTVVSCCSALAEPQMQNISSKCMRDTNSFLWDLNQDNPKEYAVVMYDSYGKMGSNLVGGNMNQPGLMSECRSAHTPSFSGQYCKVSLTQGKVFYFVGICVPDSCEDTDAHMLVLEGRLKFREISLIPPLPSVLINDSTQHVVGTHCLSKTVQPDASGIACLVLCCVLVTLPLAATLITAVKNEQLRRKVPAALEPLPLVEGQPVGDLKINNTSNCGKDHCSLKEANQTNASQQDTLSHCLQQFLQAFSLQSTTQGIFSTPASVKASYPSLNGIRALSLLWIISGHALRFIETSLVDNRSTLQASEKTSPLHVFTDSGGVYLAVDSFLLLGGLLSAKSLLNSIQRNDDTMSPSLVADYYFKRIRRIQPLHMFVLLLYVGFTSVFSGGPYGDVLQHQCGKYWWTNLLLINNLFTIRLSCLPWTWYLSLDMQCYVTTPLLILAHRKNKVVFVILMIFLLMMTVLSGFFIIANARSTDDFLFFYYYDKPYSRCGPFVIGILFGMYLKLRKESLLKKKWQVALGWMSSLSVLALVVGVGFSFYLDPDRSATGPAFYHGLHRILWVTALSWVILACEEGYGEGVKPDKEKVRAIQEMPEPEDKAGLLWFLGMLQYLAKFVPNLSDVSAPLRKRLEGDVAWHWETEQQKSFKKLKLLVSEAPVLRYFDVKKDITLSVDASSEGLGAVLIQDEQPVAYGS